The stretch of DNA catgtatcgttagtatcacattataagtagctatcgtctctgtacaaatgatccgcgatgcAGAACTGTGTAACTCAAAccgaataaacaaagacactGCAGTacctagaatactgaagataGGCTTCGCGACCGGGAGTGCGTCGCACATTCACGCGTTGCTCGCTGAAGTTGTTTCCAGAGTTGATTCTACAAAAGCTTCCGACACTGCCTTGaaccgcagaggcgcggctctGTAGCGTGGCTGCTACGCGTTCTATGAGTCAGACAGTAAACGGATCCTGCCGAACGCCTTTCCCGAGACAGAAATCAAGCAGAGAGTGCGACGAACAAACGAAAACGACATAGTACATGCAGGAACGGACTCGCAATCcagcaggagacgcaggccaGCACCTGCCACTTCTGTCCTCCCTGCACCGCACACCCCTTTTCCACAGGCGTGACGGCCACGAGAGGACCCACGAGCGGGTCAGCTCCCCCACGTGAGGTCGCTGTTCTCTGACGTCCCCCGCCGAAACTCGGTAGATCTGCTGCGCTTCTAAGGCTCTGAACACTGCGCGCGCCACTCGTGAgtttctgcctctcctcgttGCTGTCGTAGCGTCTTTGCCACCAGGACACAAACAGTCCGCCTATCGCGCAATCGAGCGCGGCTTCACTTCCTCCACGTGACGTTTCGgttccttctctcctctgttGTTCCGCTactcgctgcagcgccttgcgGTTCTTCTAGCGCTCTCCCTTTACGTGGTGTTGGACCTTTTACATGCTGCCCTTGAACTGAATCGCCTGGTAGCCGTAGTACATGACGTTCAGGGCGCCGATGACCATGAGCGTGACAGGCAcagtcttcttcgtcgcctgtGAAAGTACCGAGACATCTTACAGGATTGCAGCAGCTGACCGGTTCCCCCACGTCGCTGTCGCGGCCTCTTTTACCCTGTTTCGACTTTTCTCCCTTTTTGTTTTTCCTCTGCCATCGCCCCGCCTTACACCAGAGTTGGTGGGCATGCGTGTGCAGACGTCTTCCTCGACACGCAGTCCTCTGCTCTTCTCTTGTCACGACGTTCCCAACCGACTGCCTCAGGTGCCCCCTGCGTCACCGTTTCCGTAGTGTTCCCTTCCGCTGAGCTTCCCTTTCTTCCCTGTCTTTtcaggcgtctcctctccctctcttctttccttaTACCGCTGCAGCTGGTGTACCTGTTGAGTGCACCACCGCAGCTTCTAAGACTCTGGGCCTCCATGGGTCGCTGAGCTCCCTTATTCCTGCCTCCTACGTCTGATGGGACAAGCTAGCTGTGGTTTCCCAGGACTTGCTACCTTAGACTCACCACAAGGTACCTTTTGTAGCCCATCGCAGCGGTGGCTGCCCCGCCCACGGTGCTAAGGACCGCAGCCCCGCCAATGTGGTCAGTCTGCGTGAAGAGGTAGGTGCTTCCCAGGAAAGAggtcgccagcgcagcgctgcCAATcaaagaaggaagcgaatTCGCCTTCCAGTAGGCCatcccgccgcctgcgagcagGAGTCCGGCGCTGGTTGTCGCCAAGTGATGCAGCCCCATGTTCAGATAGCGGCCAAGACAAAGCGGACTCAAGAACGGACGGACAAGAGCAGCGGAAAAAAACAACCAAAAATCGCAACAGAAAATAAAAGCGGAGAAACGGGGCGGATCTCACCGCTCGCTGTGTGCCTCTTTTAAAGCGcaggcagaaggcggaggtACGCTCTGTAGAAAAGACGTACGCCCATGTCCACGTCGAGAGGAAGACAGGATACCAGATCAGCCACCAACCCCTTCATGAGCAAGACTAAATCCGGCTCGTTTCCACCGGGGAGAATAACCACTTCAAACACACACCGAAGATCCTGACGGCAAGCTTCTTTTGTGTGCAGCCTGGCGGCATAGCGATGTGTCGACTCCTAGCAGGGTGCCAGCCagatcccccccccccgccctcaAAACCAGCCAATCGCTTGTGCCAGCGGTTGAGCCTGCTAGCATTGAGCGGTCTGGTGGATACCTTAGATCGTGCTTTACTATGAGTTTTGCGGTGATGTGAAACTGGCAGCAAGCAACCGTGGAACAGTTTTGGGCAAAACgcctgggcgcggcggacgctgcaCTGGACAGCGCGCAACCAAATAACGACAGGGTGTGGTACGGAGATCCGTGTCGTACGGAGATTTACAACCGTCTGTCTCAACTACTAGCAGCGCCCGACGCACGCGGTGTTTATGACGAGTTTCTCTGCGCGAAATTCAGGATGCATTTAGGAAGCGAACTTCTAGTGCGCTAGTCTGGTGTCAAGAACACACCCTCTCTCCAAGAGGTCCGGGCACACCTGGTGCTTTGTCTTCGACGATCCACGCCTTCTGAAGCTACCTACAGACGCGTGCAAAGCAGGCTTGAGTCGTTCGGAGATCTTAGAGACGAGCATGCTTGTGGGCTTCTTCACGTAACCCACAGACCCTATCTATCTCTGCACACACCTGTCCGTACTACGCCATCCTCCATCATCTGCTGCGATCACTAGGATGCATTCAAACAAGAATACTCCTTAGTGTCTGCCTACAGGCCTGGATCTCAGAAAGCAATGACACCTGCTTCAGTGTTCGCGGCCATAAAGAAAAGTGCCAACAACAATACGAAGCCTGTTTTCTGTATGATGCCTAGAGAGAACAAAGACCAGTAATTCTGAAGGAAACACGAGCTACACTTCCATCATATGAATCCGTGAAGGTGCTTGCATCTACCTCCGGGTTTCTGTTTAACCTCCTCTCTGGCGCCCGTAAAATTGCAAAAGCTGGCGCAAGCGAGCTGGTTCCAAACTCGCTCTTTGCCTCGATTGTACCAAACACGCGGATTAACACCTTTGTCACTCCTTCCTGCCATGTGACGACGAATTCTCATTGTCTTCTATCATGCTCGTTGCATAGGGAGCAAATCGATAATCTGCCGGCGTCCgtcccccccttcccctaTGTTTTTCCAACCCTGGTGTATACATCTACATCTATATTCCGActtgtatgcatgtgtgcgtacatgtatgtatgcctACGTGCTATAGTCATTGTTGCGATCTGGGGATATGTGAGGATCGCTCATCTGCTGCCCGCCAGCTCATTGCTGCCAGCCAGCAATGAGCACCCTACGTGTCTTGGAGCAAATGTGACGGCTGGCAGCACCCGCCTCGATATGTGTCTTtctgaagaaaaaaacggtGTCACACGATGAAAAGCGCGCCAGGTTTTTGAGAAATTAGCCTCACCACGATACGCAGAATAAAAAACAaaggcatgcatgcagagcgcacgcagcagcacacaAACTTATTCTTGGACCGTGGGTGTTTCATCGAAACACCCTCTACCCGCATTGCACCCTTCTGCCTGCCCCGTGGTACGATAGCAGATCCAATGTCCGCATCGGCGCCCGAACCGAGGGTGAGGGGAGCATTGACTGAAGCCTTCACAGCAATACATGCATGCCTCTCCGTCTTCAAGAAACACTCTCTAGAAGTGAGCGCGTGTTGCCCGCGACTGCTCCGCCCTCAACGTCACCTGCGCACATGCGCTTCCCGTACataacccccccccccccccttggTAGGCGTCTTGCACCGTCGCTGGGCCCCTGGAGCCCCGAAACAGAACGGAACCGTTTTCCcgttccttcgcctccctcgaaGCACAGGGAGCGGCATACAAACAAATAAAAATAGCTGTAGATTGCTCTGTAGCGGTGTACTTCCGCTGAGTGGAACGCCGAGCAGAGGGCCGTGCTGACCCCATCGTTCCCTGACCCCAAAactgcgccgcgacgctgtGCGTATGGCACCATCCTCCTGCCACTTGCGAGGAGAGGTTTGCATGGCGCACCTTCCTAAATAAAGAAACAACCACGCGGCTATGCGAGATCGTCAATTTGTGCGCGACCATCTTCTCTACGTTCCGTAACGCTTTCTGTTGAACGGAGCTGGCATGCCCTCGggctctcccgcggcgccctccaggGCTTCGACAATCATGAGCATTTGCCGAgtcttctgctgctcctcttctttcttggCTCTGTTCtctgccgcgacgcgcttgcctttcttcttctcctcacgctgaggcacgcagaggagagacaggaagcCATGGCCagggctgcgccgcaggacgAAGAACCGGGACTTGTCATGGAAGAGGGGCGCACACGCTCCCTGCCTGTCCCGCTCGAGCGCCATTGCTTGTCGCTCAGCGACAAGAATGCTCCTGGactcctcttcgtcccctccgtccgctctcttctgtctcttctttttcttcccttCAGCGACCTCCGACAGCACGCCGTCGTATCTCCCGTTTtcggcgaacgcggcgaacCCCGAGcaaaaagaggaaggcgaagaacaAGTAGTAGACAAAGACGTTCTCGGACTAGGCGAGCTTGCGGCAGAGCATCGGGACTCTTCGTCACAAGCGaacgccttcttcttccttgcgcagcctcgccttcctgctgCGAAAGGCGACGACAGCTGAGAGTGGAGGAGGTGCAAGTGACGCATAGACGGAGACAGAAGTTCGAAGACGCCGTTgtggagaggagacgagaccGCAAGCGAACGTAAAGGCCGCCCCGAGGCGTAGAGGGGCAGGGGAGCTATCGAGACGTggggggaggcgaaggaagcggaAAAAGGTGACGGCGGCATGTGAAGGGACGAAgagcacgccgccgcgagggacCGTGGACAGAGCGCCTGAAAAAAAGCGAGACAAAATGGCGTCAGAAAGTCATAACGGACACCTTGTAGAGAAACACACATTTGCTTCCACGCgggacgcgaggccgcatTGACGCCGCCTCATTACGGCTGGCTTTCCCGTGTCGTCAGGTGTTTCTCCGCGCTGACGCGCCCATACCGGCCGTTCATTTATCCACCCACTTAAATATCACAACATGCGCGTGTACATAAAAGACGCATGAGCATAAGGAACCACATATGCATCGCTCTCCCTGCAAACAGTTTGAAATGCCGCATCCATATGCGCTAGCTAACGCATTGAGCCCTACCTTCGAAGCACTTGAATGGTGCGCATTCCCCGCAATCCTACAcgagtatatatatatatatatatatatatatttaggGTTCAGGGTTAGATACATCTATATACAGAGAGGTATATGCGTCGACGGAGTGGCTTCTACGAAGGTGAAATCTTCGAGTCATTCTCACCTCAGGTGCGCGTCGAATATGGATGCTCACAGTGCCGCGAGTCAAGGTgctcgaggcgagcgacgacgagaagtTGAcagcttcctccgcctcttcctcctccgcctctgatCCACTGCTTCCACTGGAGGAAGCCACAGCGCTGGAATCTCCAGAtttgcctcgtcttcgctttctcttcaggccttcgcatgcgtcttcgtcgcgcgcgttcgagccctgcgcggcgggtGACGCAGATGCGGAGGAGATAGCGGACCGAGCACAAGACGACACGGAGCAAGAAACGGGTTTACTGAGTGGGATCGAAAGCGGGGAGGCCAGGCGCGTCAgtcgcgaagacgaagagagaggcagatgACAGACAACAGACGGAGTGAGACAGAGCAGGACGGAAgatgaggagagagaggccgagacggaggaggaagacgacaacGACGCACACGACTGCGGCGAACATGGGTCAGTAACCTCCTCCAGCTCCGGCTTCGGCGAAAACAGTGCAGACTTGTCCAGCCAGACGGCGCTGACGATTGGACCGTCGGA from Besnoitia besnoiti strain Bb-Ger1 chromosome V, whole genome shotgun sequence encodes:
- a CDS encoding hypothetical protein (encoded by transcript BESB_058830), which translates into the protein MGLHHLATTSAGLLLAGGGMAYWKANSLPSLIGSAALATSFLGSTYLFTQTDHIGGAAVLSTVGGAATAAMGYKRYLVATKKTVPVTLMVIGALNVMYYGYQAIQFKGSM